One Zeugodacus cucurbitae isolate PBARC_wt_2022May chromosome 3, idZeuCucr1.2, whole genome shotgun sequence genomic region harbors:
- the LOC105214718 gene encoding DNA-directed RNA polymerase II subunit RPB9 isoform X1 produces the protein MSIFDNANSEGPGFVGIRFCQECNNMLYPKEDKENKVLLYACRNCDYKQEADSNCIYVNKIMHEIDELTHIVPDVISDPTLPRTEDHACPKCSHREAVFFQAQTRRAEEEMRLYYVCTNQNCTHRWTE, from the exons ATGTCCATTTTCGATAATGCTAATTCAGAAGGTCCTGGATTTGTGGGCATACGGTTCTGCCAAGAATG taATAACATGTTGTATCCAAAAGAAGATAAAGAAAACAAAGTATTGCTATATGCCTGTCGAAATTGCGATTACAAACAAGAAGCTGATTCGAATTGCATATACGTGAACAAAATTATGCACGAAATTGA CGAGCTCACTCACATAGTACCGGACGTTATATCTGACCCGACTTTACCCCGTACTGAAGATCATGCCTGTCCAAAGTGCTCACACAGGGAAGCAGTGTTCTTCCAAGCGCAAACACGTCGCGCTGAAGAAGAAATGAGATTGTACTACGTTTGCACAAATCAGAATTGTACACATAGATGGACGGAATGA
- the LOC105214719 gene encoding probable dolichyl pyrophosphate Man9GlcNAc2 alpha-1,3-glucosyltransferase, translating to MKITTINSELLAAISAAIAVRAIVSLYSYSGQGKPPMYGDYEAQRHWQEITTNLEPKDWYRNTNDNDLLYWGLDYPPITAYHSYLLGIIANKYNESFVELTKSRGVESEAHKIFMRLSVLFADIVIYLPALIILYLVIVNQQSKKSLLVYLIPMILYPGQILIDNGHFQYNNISLGLFLFAIAAICKEKHYLGAFVYTLALNYKQMELYHAFPIFIYLLRTCFDQKSFSQKIKNFLYIAGIVVSTFVILWLPWLGSLSSILEVVGRLFPIGRGVFEDKVSNFWCVINVVYKIKNKLLNQQMAMLCLGVTAAFVLPLNVHLFFNKRKETFLLCLMSTAMAFYLFSFQVHEKSILLVAAPAFCLLNRYLLETLWFLEVTMFSMFPLFVKDGLTIPYFVLLFLYHVYVKNIVLKKFSERQFKSNLVSDIYSVSVYTMFIISCVSLFAPAPAKYPHIWSLLISVYSFAHFFLYFCFCIWQQFVNDFTKIKTN from the exons atgaaaattactaCGATTAACTCTGAACTTTTAGCTGCAATAAGTGCAGCTATAGCTGTAAGAGCTATTGTATCGTTGTATTCTTATTCTGGACAGGGGAAACCACCAATGTATGGCGATTACGAGGCACAACGGCATTGGCAAGAAATCACAACAAACTTGGAGCCTAAAGATTGGTACAGAAACACAAATGATAATGACTTATTGTATTGGGGACTAGATTATCCGCCTATAACAGCGTATCACAGTTATTTACTGGGTATCATTGCCAACAAATACAATGAGAGCTTTGTTGAATTGACGAAATCACGAGGTGTCGAATCTGAAgcacacaaaatatttatgcgtTTGAGCGTATTGTTTGCGGATATTGTAATATATCTGCCAGCTTTGATAATACTTTATTTAGTGATTGTTAATCAGCAAAGTAAGAAATCATTGCTGGTATACCTTATACCCATGATTTTGTATCCTGGACAAATTCTCATTGATAACGGACACTTTCAGTACAATAACATATCGCTTGGcttatttttgtttgctataGCTGCTATATGCAAAGAAAAGCATTATTTAGGCGCATTCGTGTACACCTTAGCTTTGAACTATAAACAAATGGAGCTTTATCATGCCTTTCCCATTTTCATTTATCTACTCCGCACATGCTTTGATCAAAAGAG TTTTTCACAAAAGATTAAAAACTTCTTATATATAGCGGGAATTGTTGTAAGCACTTTCGTTATTTTGTGGCTACCTTGGCTAGGTTCATTGAGCTCAATTTTAGAGGTGGTGGGACGTCTCTTTCCTATTGGACGTGGTGTATTTGAAGATAAAGTTTCAAACTTTTGGTGTGTCATCAATGTGgtttacaaaataaa aaaCAAATTGTTAAATCAACAAATGGCCATGCTGTGCTTAGGTGTTACTGCGGCTTTTGTGCTGCCACTTAATGTGCATCTCTTCTTCAATAAAAGGAAAGAAACTTTTCTGCTGTGTTTGATGAGCACCGCCAtggcattttatttgttttcattccAG gtGCATGAAAAGTCTATACTTCTTGTCGCTGCGCCcgcattttgtttattaaataggTATCTACTGGAAACTTTATGGTTTTTGGAAGTTACCATGTTCAGCATGTTTCCGCTATTTGTTAAAGATGGCCTGacaattccatattttgtgCTATTGTTTCTATATCATGtctatgttaaaaatattgttttgaaaaaatttagtgAGCGACAATTTAAAAGCAATCTTGTGTCAGATATATATTCTGTGTCTGTTTATACCATGTTCATAATTTCATGTGTGTCGCTGTTTGCACCTGCTCCTGCAAAATATCCACACATTTGGTCATTACTGATTAGTGTTTATAGTTTTGCGCAtttctttctatatttttgtttttgtatctggcaacaatttgtaaatgattttacaaaaataaaaactaattga
- the LOC105214720 gene encoding dolichyl-diphosphooligosaccharide--protein glycosyltransferase subunit 1 has translation MTNFFPVPYLRVQSKMKTSRCSILLILIFYTICLTQAKIINKNVERSLDISTQLVKELIKITATNSDGKPISVYTFIVPAADRKNLAFIAARDENKKELKYTEKLVDGNHQFIIAFATSTATEVFTVEAVYTKKLIPHPSQIPQSGKQLVRYEGNLYLYSPYETKSQKVNVLLSSANILSYTQVKPFNVASNKIKYGPYENIEALSNQSLVIHYENERPFLTTTRLERIIEISHWGNIAVKENLYMEHTGALLKGSFSRYEFQKDARSGQAIKSYKTILPASASDVYYRDTNGNISTSNMKVMRDFVELELRPRFPLFGGWKTHYTLGYNIPSFEYLFNAGDKYLLKMRLVDHIYNDMVIDEAEIKIILPEGVSNIELTTPYAMKRHANELHYTYLDTVGRPVIILSSKNLVENHIANFNLKYNFSKITLLQEPLLVVAFFFIIFIIAIISIRLDFSINTSHSHKD, from the exons ATGACGAATTTTTTTCCGGTGCCCTACCTACGTGTCCAAAGCAAAATGAAAACTAGCCGgtgttcaattttattaatattaattttctacaCAATTTGCCTTACACaggcaaaaattattaataagaaTGTCGAGCGTTCGTTGGATATATCAACTCAGCTAGTTAAGGAGCTTATTAAAATAACGGCTACCAATAGCGATGGCAAGCCGATTAGCGTGTACACGTTCATTGTACCAGCTGCAGATCGTAAAAATTTAGCATTTATAGCTGCGagagatgaaaataaaaaagagttgAAATATACGGAAAAATTGGTTGATGGAAATCATCAATTCATAATTGCATTCGCAACATCTACAGCCACTGAAGTGTTCACTGTTGAAGCCGTGTACACAAAGAAGTTGATACCCCATCCCAGTCAGATACCGCAGTCTGGCAAACAACTTGTAAGGTATGAGGGTAATCTATACTTGTATTCGCCGTATGAGACAAAGAGTCAGAAGGTTAATGTTTTATTAAGCTCAGCGAATATACTGTCTTATACACAAGTAAAACCCTTCAATGTTGCttctaataaaatcaaatatggaCCATACGAAAATATCGAAG CCTTATCAAATCAATCACTTGTCATACACTATGAAAACGAACGCCCATTTTTGACTACAACACGTCTCGAGCGTATTATCGAGATATCGCATTGGGGCAATATTGCTGTGAAAGAAAATCTGTACATGGAACACACCGGTGCTTTGTTAAAGGGTTCATTTTCACGTTATGAATTCCAAAAGGATGCACGTTCTGGACAAGCAATAAAATCGTACAAAACCATTTTACCTGCATCGGCATCTGATGTCTACTATCGTGATACTAATGGCAATATTTCTAcatcaaatatgaaagtaatgcGTGATTTTGTTGAATTGGAATTGCGTCCAAGATTCCCGCTTTTCGGTGGCTGGAAAACACACTACACTCTAGGTTACAACATACCATCATTCGAATATCTTTTCAACGCCGGTGATAAATATCTGCTGAAAATGCGTTTAGTTGATCACATCTACAACGATATGGTAATCGATGAAGCTGAGATAAAGATCATTTTACCCGAAGGTGTTTCCAATATCGAATTAACAACACCCTATGCAATGAAACGTCATGCGAATGAATTGCATTACACTTATCTGGATACAGTTGGACGACCGGTTATAATATTGTCCAGCAAAAATTTAGTAGAAAATCATATTGCGAATTTCAATCTAAAGtacaatttttcgaaaattactcTATTGCAAGAGCCACTTTTGGTGGTTGCtttcttctttattattttcattattgcaATTATTTCGATTCGTCTTGATTTCTCAATTAACACCTCACATAGTCACAAGgactaa
- the LOC105214721 gene encoding lachesin codes for MFRNLKAICVLAIFFIFFHRKIHCQYAYIDHNQQTNASVFVQKSRGVEETFESLGDTYLKGSRPLDRGPYFDTSATKNVTSLVGKTAHLNCRIKNLGNKTVSWIRHRDLHLLTVGESTYTSDQRFTSIYNKLTGDWSLQIKFPQIRDSGIYECQVSTTPPVGYTMVFSVVEPITSIPGGPELYIDMGSTVNLTCIVKHLPDPPLTVHWTHNNEEINYDSPRGGVSVITEKGDITTSYLLIQRARISDSGRYACLPSNANSKSVNVHVLNGEHPAAVQRAGYSLKYCSNFIVVLIMCRIIYIIH; via the exons atgtttcgcAACTTAAAAGCAATTTGTGTATtagctatattttttatat TTTTCCACAGAAAAATCCACTGTCAATATGCTTATATTGATCACAACCAACAAACCAACGCTTCGGTGTTTGTGCAAAAATCGAGGGGTGTCGAGGAGACATTCGAATCGTTGGGGGACACATATTTGAAAGGAAGTAGACCGCTTGATAGAGGGCCCTACTTTGATACATCAGCTACGAAGAATGTGACATCGTTAGTTGGTAAAACAGCGCATTTGAATTGCCGTATTAAAAACCTTGGAAACAAAACT GTTTCATGGATCAGGCACAGAGATTTACATTTACTGACTGTGGGCGAAAGCACTTATACTTCGGATCAACGATTCACTTCCATATATAACAAGCTAACTGGAGATTGGTCTTTGCAG ATTAAATTTCCGCAAATAAGAGATTCCGGCATTTATGAATGTCAAGTTTCCACAACGCCTCCTGTTGGCTATACCATGGTATTCTCAGTCGTCG AACCAATAACTAGCATTCCTGGCGGTCCCGAGTTGTATATTGACATGGGTTCAACTGTTAATTTGACTTGCATTGTTAAGCACCTGCCCGATCCGCCATTGACAGTGCACTGGACTCACAATAATGAG gaaataaattacGATTCACCACGTGGTGGTGTTTCCGTTATCACCGAAAAGGGCGACATTACCACATCTTATCTTTTGATACAAAGAGCAAGAATTTCCGATTCCGGCAGATATGCTTGCCTACCATCCAATGCAAATTCTAAATCGGTCAACGTACACGTACTAAACG GAGAACATCCAGCAGCTGTACAACGTGCCGGCTATTCATTAAAGTATTGtagcaattttattgttgtgttgATTATGTGTCGTATAATCTATATTATACATTAa
- the LOC105214722 gene encoding acylglycerol kinase, mitochondrial: MIALKTLRNHWKKSLFAAGVAGYGLYYAKTSYDISEHMKNVCAETVALGKVCDKPKHVLVVLNPAANKRKAEKMFKEYCEPILHLSGYNVDIIKTTQEGHVKTWLNEMTVRPHAIVVAGGDGTASEVVTGLLRRKEGKCPIVLLPLGRKSATALKYLDLKPENKLERVKSLTAALTPLLQEKVKNESVMKVDFVEETSEKAETTKENSTIYGLNDFSWGLLRDIESITDKYWYFGSLRQYAATFFSAFSNKLNWNLATDYVYTPPCAGCRNCQSYENKSYVKKFLPRMYTVRDTNSANNMNAYKVNEECDKKTEGHTNVNQLNITCKQNGDSSSELETKMIDTLTPGFEFVKKINKVIGKELAPNSTIKSRTIQLQPTDKTASETHYSIDGEEYDVKPLRIEVIPNAIQVFCN, translated from the exons atgattGCACTGAAAACACTACGAAATCATTGGAAAAAATCATTGTTCGCAGCTGGCGTTGCAGGATATGGTCTTTATTATGCCAAAACAAGCTATGA TATATCCGAGCATATGAAAAATGTGTGTGCTGAAACTGTAGCGCTGGGAAAAGTCTGTGATAAGCCGAAACATGTTTTGGTCGTTTTAAATCCCGCTGCTAATAAGCGGAAAGCAGAGAAAATG TTCAAAGAATATTGCGAACCCATCTTACATCTATCCGGTTACAATGtggatattataaaaacaacacaagagGGTCATGTCAAAACTTGGCTAAATGAAATGACCGTACGTCCACATGCCATTGTGGTGGCAGGCGGTGATGGCACAGCATCGGAAGTAGTTACGGGCTTACTGCGCCGTAAAGAGGGCAAATGTCCCATCGTGTTATTGCCATTAGGACGTAAGAGTGCCACTGCATTGAAATATCTTGATTTGAAGCCAGAAAACAAATTGGAACGTGTGAAATCACTCACTGCCGCACTAACGCCGCTCCTGCAAGAAAAAGTAAAGAACGAAAGTGTCATGAAAGTTGATTTCGTTGAGGAAACGTCTGAGAAAGCAGAGACCACAAAGGAAAACAGCACAATTTACGGTTTAAACGACTTTTCTTGGGGTCTTTTACGCGATATTGAAAGCATTACAGATAAATACTGGTATTTTGGTTCACTCAGACAATACGCGGCGACATTTTTCAGCGCGTTTTCAAACAAACTAAATTGGAATCTCGCTACTGATTACGTGTATACGCCGCCATGTGCCGGTTGCAGAAATTGTCAATCTTACGAAAATAAATCGTATGTGAAAAAGTTTTTGCCGCGTATGTATACAGTTAGAGATACAAATAGTGCCAATAATATGAATGCGTACAAAGTTAATGAAGAGTGTGACAAGAAAACCGAAGGACATACGAATgtaaatcaattaaatataaCGTGTAAACAAAACGGGGATTCCAGTTCGGAACTTGAGACAAAAATGATCGATACACTCACGCCAGGTTTTGAATTtgttaagaaaataaacaaagttaTTGGTAAAGAACTGGCACCAAATAGCACAATCAAAAGTAGAACAATACAACTGCAACCTACAGACAAAACTGCCAGCGAGACACACTACTCAATCGATGGTGAAGAATATGATGTTAAACCTTTACGAATCGAAGTTATACCAAATGCTATACaagttttttgtaattaa
- the LOC105214723 gene encoding S-adenosylmethionine decarboxylase proenzyme — MLNGIVAEPSVYFFEGVEKLLEIWFEDDDNDECDLRKIPRANWETLLQSVKCEIISFTKNDAIDAYVLSESSMFVSKKRWILKTCGSTTLLKSLKPLLELVPLYGFTEITDLFYSRKNFSRPELQAFPHRGFCEEVEYLDTVFEEGRSYCLGSINRECWYLYTFSKYKKEVTRPRKLDNSEPDQTIEILMQNLDNEVMGKFSKEKYETGAEVTKATGIDKLLPNMVIDDFLFDPCGYSMNGIADKGEYMTIHITPESNFSYVSFESNVSMNNYAELINRVVKTFKPGKFVVTIFANKASPAYATIKELELEYAEKTSWKRSNMQYCSFPLYNLLFAQYCQCP, encoded by the exons atgttgaatggaATAGTCGCTGAACCCTCTGTATACTTCTTTGAGGGTGTAGAGAAGCTTTTGGAAATTTGGTTCGAAGATGATGATAACGACGAATGTGACTTGAGGAAAATACCAAG agcTAACTGGGAAACATTACTGCAATCAGTAAAATGTGAAATCATAAGTTTTACCAAAAATGATGCCATAGATGCTTATGTTTTAAG TGAAAGTAGCATGTTCGTTTCGAAGAAACGCTGGATTTTAAAAACATGCGGCTCCACAACACTGCTGAAGAGTTTGAAACCGCTGTTAGAGTTGGTGCCACTGTACGGTTTCACTGAAATAACCGATTTATTTTATTCGCGAAAGAATTTCTCACGCCCGGAACTGCAG GCATTCCCACATCGTGGTTTTTGTGAAGAAGTCGAGTATCTGGATACAGTCTTCGAAGAAGGCCGTTCATACTGTTTGGGTTCAATCAACAGAGAATGCTGGTATTTGTATACTTTCAGCAAATATAAGAAGGAAGTGACGCGACCACGCAAACTCGATAATTCAGAACCAGATCAAacgattgaaattttaatgcaaaatctAGACAATGAGGTAATGGGCAAATTTTCCAAAGAAAAATACGAAACCGGCGCGGAAGTAACAaag gcTACAGGCATAGACAAATTATTGCCGAATATGGTAATTGATGATTTCCTATTCGATCCATGTGGTTACTCAATGAATGGCATTGCAGATAAG GGCGAATATATGACTATACATATAACACCAGAGAGCAATTTTTCGTATGTTAGTTTTGAGAGCAATGTGTCTATGAATAATTATGCCGAACTTATAAACCGTGTGGTGAAAACTTTCAAACCGGGCAAATTTGTGGtcacaatttttgcaaataag GCATCACCGGCTTATGCTACCATAAAAGAGTTGGAACTCGAATATGCGGAGAAGACCAGCTGGAAGCGCTCGAATATGCAGTACTGCAGTTTTCcattatacaatttattattcGCACAATATTGTCAATGTCCTTGA